The proteins below are encoded in one region of Pelagibacterium flavum:
- the ybgF gene encoding tol-pal system protein YbgF, with the protein MPRLSTTLTRRWRQGAVIAATAGLLTLSMTVAGQGQGNDLATMQVRIDQLEEQVRLNSGQIEGLQFQLTQLQSLLERTQEDNEYRFQQLEGGSLGETDAVTTSGGDTPADRLPQEPQSQVEPQPGAATVIDPLVGDSDLMDGSETGGEDNLYASDVFGQEPSPESSDGVVLGPPEGELGSTSPSEPLDLSFDPNAIPLEDGDANAQYQAGYDAVVRGEYAFAENQFRQFIETFPDHQQAPDATYWLGETLIERAAYGEAAEVLLEGFESYTTSTRAPDLLFSLGVALHGAGEFDTACRTYGEVLRRYPDSTQAFKDRVTAEQARAGC; encoded by the coding sequence GTGCCAAGGCTTTCGACGACGCTCACGAGGCGATGGCGGCAAGGTGCCGTGATCGCTGCGACAGCGGGACTTCTGACTCTTTCCATGACCGTTGCCGGGCAGGGGCAGGGCAATGACCTTGCCACCATGCAGGTTCGCATCGACCAGCTCGAAGAGCAGGTGCGGCTCAATTCGGGCCAGATCGAGGGTCTTCAGTTCCAGCTCACCCAACTCCAGAGCCTGCTTGAGCGCACCCAGGAAGACAATGAGTACCGCTTCCAGCAGCTGGAGGGCGGGAGCCTGGGGGAAACTGATGCGGTAACCACCTCCGGCGGCGATACGCCTGCCGATCGGTTGCCGCAGGAGCCCCAGTCCCAGGTCGAGCCGCAGCCCGGCGCAGCCACCGTTATCGACCCGCTCGTGGGCGATTCCGACCTCATGGATGGCAGCGAAACGGGCGGCGAGGACAACCTCTATGCCAGTGATGTGTTCGGACAGGAGCCGAGCCCTGAGAGCTCCGATGGCGTTGTGCTTGGCCCGCCGGAGGGCGAGCTGGGCAGCACATCGCCCTCAGAACCGCTCGATCTCAGTTTCGATCCCAATGCGATCCCCCTCGAGGATGGCGATGCGAACGCGCAGTATCAGGCGGGCTATGACGCTGTGGTGCGCGGTGAATACGCTTTTGCGGAAAACCAGTTCCGCCAGTTCATCGAGACCTTCCCCGACCACCAGCAGGCGCCGGATGCGACCTACTGGTTGGGTGAAACGCTGATCGAGCGCGCTGCCTATGGCGAAGCGGCCGAAGTGCTGCTCGAAGGGTTTGAGAGCTACACGACATCGACCCGGGCGCCCGATCTGCTGTTCAGCCTTGGGGTTGCACTGCATGGGGCCGGGGAGTTCGATACCGCCTGCCGGACCTATGGCGAGGTGCTGCGCCGCTATCCGGACTCCACTCAGGCCTTCAAGGACCGGGTGACGGCCGAGCAGGCGCGGGCGGGGTGCTGA
- the tilS gene encoding tRNA lysidine(34) synthetase TilS: protein MLTPADIALCGLDPAGLFAPIADRKTIGLAVSGGADSLALMLLYAAWSGRKPKAIVYTVDHGLRPEARAEAAMVVAEAEKLGLSCRSLVWTGDKPVTGKQSAARSARYGLIGQAMEADGAEILLTAHHQRDQAETILMRLAHGSGVSGLGGIRTFSNVEAVSVFRPLLGVPPEALATLVARAGLSPASDPSNTDRAYERTRWRDALPGLAELGLGPDRLSKMAERLQRIDAFAAREADRFITRHGALDPLGIVRIDRTAIETADPEIKVRVIERLLAAASGGHSFFLSRIEALAGRVAAGEHFTATLAGARVLADANTIVIHREAGRVGLPTASLSPGETLVWDGRFVVAAAKAGTIGPATGLTRKAFKELTGKALSGPVAGLRTAPLLRDRRGEIAAIGSLEVGEGFSVTQIPLTS from the coding sequence GTGCTGACACCGGCCGACATCGCGCTGTGCGGGCTTGACCCCGCGGGGCTCTTCGCTCCGATTGCCGATCGGAAAACCATTGGCCTCGCCGTCTCGGGCGGGGCCGATTCGCTTGCGCTGATGCTGCTGTATGCGGCCTGGAGCGGCAGAAAGCCCAAGGCCATTGTCTATACGGTCGACCATGGCTTGCGGCCCGAAGCGCGGGCGGAAGCGGCGATGGTGGTTGCCGAGGCCGAAAAGCTTGGTCTTTCGTGCCGTTCGCTGGTCTGGACTGGCGACAAGCCGGTGACAGGCAAGCAGAGCGCAGCGCGAAGCGCCCGCTACGGACTGATCGGGCAGGCGATGGAAGCCGACGGAGCCGAAATCCTGCTCACCGCCCACCACCAGCGCGATCAGGCCGAAACAATCCTGATGCGGCTCGCCCATGGCAGCGGGGTTTCGGGGTTGGGCGGAATACGGACATTTTCGAACGTCGAGGCAGTTTCGGTTTTCCGTCCGCTACTCGGGGTGCCCCCCGAAGCGCTGGCGACGCTGGTGGCGCGGGCCGGATTGTCGCCGGCCTCAGATCCCTCCAACACCGATCGTGCCTATGAGCGCACCCGCTGGCGCGACGCGCTGCCGGGCCTTGCCGAACTCGGGCTGGGACCGGATCGTTTGAGCAAAATGGCCGAACGGCTTCAGCGCATCGATGCTTTCGCCGCCCGTGAGGCCGATAGGTTCATCACCCGGCATGGCGCGCTCGATCCCCTGGGAATCGTGCGGATCGATCGCACAGCGATTGAAACTGCCGACCCTGAGATAAAGGTTCGCGTTATCGAGAGGCTTTTGGCCGCGGCCTCGGGAGGCCACTCGTTTTTTCTTTCCCGCATCGAAGCTTTGGCCGGGCGGGTAGCCGCCGGCGAGCATTTCACGGCCACCCTTGCGGGCGCCCGTGTTCTGGCCGATGCAAACACAATCGTGATCCATCGTGAGGCCGGACGGGTGGGGCTGCCGACGGCCAGTCTCTCCCCGGGCGAAACCCTTGTCTGGGACGGCCGTTTCGTCGTCGCAGCGGCAAAGGCCGGAACCATCGGGCCTGCGACGGGTTTGACCCGCAAGGCCTTCAAGGAGCTGACGGGCAAGGCGCTGTCGGGCCCGGTCGCCGGTCTGCGCACGGCGCCGCTTCTTCGCGACCGGCGGGGCGAAATTGCCGCCATCGGCAGCCTTGAGGTCGGCGAGGGGTTTTCAGTGACGCAGATCCCGTTAACCTCATAG
- the ftsH gene encoding ATP-dependent zinc metalloprotease FtsH: MNGNFRNLAIWLVILFMLLGLFQVFQSSTRTVSTVERTYSQFVNDIDNGRIAEVTIINDTVQGRTNEGTRFEVTIPEGANIVERLENQNVQITARAPEGSPFWSILLSSWLPFIVLIAVWFFFIRQMQGGGRGGAMGFGKSRAKMLTESSGKVTFEDVAGVEEAKQDLEEIVEFLRDPGKFQRLGGRIPRGVLLVGPPGTGKTLLARSVAGEANVPFFTISGSDFVEMFVGVGASRVRDMFEQAKKNAPCIIFIDEIDAVGRQRGAGLGGGNDEREQTLNQLLVEMDGFEANEGIILIAATNRPDVLDPALLRPGRFDRQVVVPNPDVAGRERILKVHVRKVPLAPDVDLKVLARGTPGFSGADLMNIVNEAALLAARRNKRFVTHAEFEDAKDKIMMGAERRTMAMTDDEKKLTAYHEAGHALINLMLVGKLDPIHKATIIPRGRALGMVMTLPEKDSYSFSREKAVARLAMLFGGREAEIYKFGPEKVTSGASGDIQMATNLARSMVMEWGMSEKLGRVRYKSNDQEVFLGHSVTQSQHMSDETAKLIDEEVRKLVEDGELAARTMIRENVDKFETVAQALLEYETLTGDELRGLMEGKQPVRDIDNDNTPKSTGVPKAGKAHKKRGEEGEPDAGLEPQPGT, encoded by the coding sequence ATGAACGGAAACTTTCGGAACTTGGCCATATGGCTGGTTATCCTTTTCATGCTCTTGGGGCTGTTTCAGGTTTTCCAGTCCTCGACCCGAACCGTCTCGACGGTGGAGCGGACCTATAGCCAGTTCGTAAATGACATCGACAATGGCCGGATCGCCGAAGTCACCATCATCAACGATACGGTTCAGGGCAGAACAAACGAAGGCACACGGTTCGAGGTGACCATCCCCGAAGGTGCCAATATCGTTGAGCGGCTCGAGAACCAGAACGTCCAGATCACGGCGCGCGCGCCTGAAGGTTCGCCCTTCTGGTCGATCCTGCTTTCGAGCTGGCTGCCGTTCATCGTTCTGATCGCCGTGTGGTTCTTCTTTATCCGCCAGATGCAGGGCGGGGGCCGCGGCGGCGCCATGGGCTTTGGCAAATCGCGCGCCAAGATGCTCACCGAATCCTCGGGCAAGGTGACGTTCGAGGACGTGGCCGGTGTCGAGGAAGCCAAGCAGGACCTTGAGGAAATCGTCGAATTCCTGCGCGATCCGGGCAAGTTCCAGCGGCTGGGCGGCCGCATTCCGCGCGGCGTGCTGCTTGTCGGCCCTCCAGGTACCGGTAAGACGCTGCTCGCCCGTTCGGTGGCCGGCGAGGCCAATGTGCCGTTCTTTACGATTTCGGGTTCGGATTTCGTGGAAATGTTCGTCGGTGTCGGCGCGTCCCGCGTGCGCGACATGTTCGAGCAGGCCAAAAAGAACGCGCCGTGCATCATCTTCATCGACGAAATCGACGCTGTCGGCCGCCAGCGTGGCGCCGGGCTCGGTGGCGGCAATGACGAGCGCGAACAGACGCTCAACCAGTTGCTGGTCGAGATGGATGGCTTTGAAGCCAATGAAGGCATCATCCTGATCGCGGCGACCAACCGTCCTGACGTTCTCGATCCCGCGCTGCTGCGTCCGGGCCGTTTCGACCGCCAGGTCGTCGTGCCCAATCCCGACGTGGCCGGGCGCGAACGCATCCTCAAGGTTCACGTGCGCAAGGTGCCGCTGGCTCCCGATGTGGATTTGAAGGTTCTGGCTCGCGGCACTCCCGGCTTTTCGGGCGCGGATCTGATGAACATCGTCAACGAAGCCGCGCTGCTGGCCGCGCGCCGCAACAAGCGGTTCGTGACCCACGCCGAATTCGAGGACGCCAAGGACAAGATCATGATGGGCGCCGAGCGTCGCACCATGGCCATGACCGATGATGAAAAAAAGCTCACCGCCTATCACGAGGCCGGCCACGCGCTGATCAACCTGATGCTGGTGGGCAAGCTTGACCCGATCCACAAGGCCACCATCATCCCGCGCGGTCGTGCGCTGGGCATGGTGATGACCCTGCCCGAAAAGGACAGCTATTCGTTCTCCCGCGAAAAGGCGGTGGCGCGTCTGGCCATGCTGTTCGGCGGCCGCGAGGCCGAGATCTACAAGTTCGGTCCCGAAAAGGTCACCTCCGGCGCCTCGGGCGATATCCAGATGGCGACCAATCTGGCCCGCTCGATGGTCATGGAATGGGGCATGAGCGAGAAGCTCGGCCGGGTGCGCTACAAATCGAACGACCAGGAAGTCTTCCTTGGTCATTCGGTGACCCAGTCCCAGCACATGTCGGATGAAACCGCCAAGCTGATCGATGAGGAAGTGCGCAAGCTCGTCGAAGACGGCGAGTTGGCGGCCCGCACCATGATCCGGGAAAATGTCGACAAGTTCGAAACCGTCGCTCAGGCGCTTCTCGAATACGAGACCCTGACCGGTGACGAATTGCGCGGCCTGATGGAGGGCAAGCAGCCCGTCCGCGACATCGACAACGACAATACGCCCAAATCCACCGGCGTGCCCAAAGCCGGAAAGGCGCACAAGAAGCGTGGTGAGGAAGGCGAACCCGATGCCGGGCTCGAACCCCAGCCGGGTACCTGA